The Falco biarmicus isolate bFalBia1 chromosome 1, bFalBia1.pri, whole genome shotgun sequence DNA segment GTCTGAACCCAACCTCATTTATGGTGCTAAGTGCTTGATTTGGCCCAGTGTCTTTGCATAGTCCGGTATCTTTGTCAGTTTGGTCATTAGGGTTTGGTCATTTGGTCATACTAAAAGTCAGTTACAGCAGAATAGGGATTCAATATTTAAGAGTATTGGGggcttttgaaaaggaagatCTTGGTTTTCAGATTCCAAGAAAATTGGACTCTTAATAATAAAGTAATTACTACTTTAATGGTAAGAGAAAATCAGTTATGCTAACTTCTCTGACTATTTGAAGGTATTTTAAGTAAGCACACAGGCAAATAGTTCATACATGGAAGACAGAAGTAGAAGCAGTGATAcatattaggaaaaatctcCTTAACACAGAggtacataaaaaaaaatctttaattcaATCATAAACATTCTAGGGCACAGGGATTCTCCCCTTCTCAAGAGAATATTGATATTCGTATCATGACCTTGCAGGCTGTAATCTTACATAAATAACAATGGGACAGATGTTCTAGGAAAAAATGGTCTTTTACATTCATAACAAGTAGactgcaaataaatacatttcaaagtAATATAACAAGCTTACAGTATGTGATTTGTCTGTAATCATACAACACATGCCTTGCTGGGAATGCCCATAGAGTATATAACAATCATGTACATTTTGAACATATATACAGAGGTCTGTATATTCGTATACAGGTGAATAGTCATATTAGTTGTGACAATACACAGACATATGCATGAAATCAGGAATGTAGAGTCTCCGTCCTTccttttatacacacacacctctCTTTCTCATTGCAGATTGCAGTCTTTACAGGCAGAACCTGAAAAGCACTTGGGGAGAATACCcctgcagagacagaaaatcTAAAGATACTTGGAACAGTTGAAAAGCCCAAGATTACCTCATCTTACTGCTGGGGTAACAGAATTGCCCTCTGAACAGCACTGTTAGGcaattttattgctgttatCAACTGAACAATTTTGCTTGTGGATGGCTTGTCCTTTTCCACAGAACAGGCCTGTCTCTTAACTACTGCCTTGGCAAAACTTGTGTAGGTGATAGTCTTGCTCTCATTGCAGTTCTGACAGAAGCAGCTCTTGGTTCCCTGGCCTCTCCATTTTACGGGCATGTACCTGTCCTATTTGCCCAAGATGGGAAAGTTTGCAGTTGGAACAAAGATGAACCCCAGGTGTTGATGGCTAGAGTTATCGTCAGAACTCCTAGAATGTTGAGCACAAACCCAGCTTTGGCCTAGAATTATAAAAGAGAAGTGTTATTAGTTGAACTGagcacttttttcctcccttgctGATTAGGATTGTTTGTATGGTTAGATTTTCTCTTTGGCCTTTTTTCACAACTCCATCAGACCTTCATCAAATTACATTTAAGCTGGTTTTCTTCACAAATATAATTTGTATTAGGGGAAAATGAGTTTCCATTGGGTAAAACTCTTAAACTAGAAGTCCTGAAATCCTTTCAATCCACTTATGTAGGACTTTCTCATCTGACCTGGCATCTGTCTCTAATGTTACTTTGGATTTCTTCTTGAGTCAATTATAAGTTAAGAGCAGTTATCAAGAGACATGGCGTCCTTGTCCATCTTTCCCTAAGACAGCAACAAAGGGCATCAGGGCAGCCCAGTGAGATGTGCTGGGCTTTCCCCTAGTCCCTGCAGAAGGACTGTCTAGATGATGGGACTCTTTGACATCCCTATGATCTACATTTGGGCTTTTCAAACAGTTAGTCATTGCCATTTCTCATTGACAGCAAGATATTATTGGAACATCTTCAAGAGGCTTTGGTTGTTCTTTAAAAGCTCAATAGCATCTTTATAAGGCTCTGAGTGTAAAGAGTCAGTGTCACCCTTTATTAATTCACACATGTATGTTCTTCTTTCCATTTGACATCAGCTGAGTACAGTGAGTTTCTAACACTCTTTCAAGAAGAGCCAATATTAGAAAAAGGAAGGATCAAAACTAGTGAtggaaattctgaaaagaatGCACTTTTGCTCACCATATCTATAACCTTGAGCTGTCCATATGAGAAGACAATGGCATTGGGTGGAGTGGCCACTGGGAGCATGAATGCCAACGATGCAGAAAGTGTACAGGGCAGCATGACATAGAGTGGATTGAGGCAGATTGCTTCAGCCTATCCaagaaagaagagcaaagaTGGTGGTTTTGATATACAAAAATGCATAGAAACCTTTTGGCAGAAGACTGATTATATTTGTCCAAGTCAGAAGACTTAATCTTTCACAGACACTGCAGCCACTCATATTTTGGTTCTGTTTCAGAAACTTCTAGCCAATGTCTTTATGCAGCAAATGCAAGACTTGATTTTGCAGTCAGTGCTTTGTGTTTCTGATTGTGGAATCTGATCACTGTTGCAGTATAAATTAGTAATAATGGTTGATTCAAATCCacaaccaggaaaaaaaggtagagTGGCTTCAAActggttaaaacaaaaaataaatgatcaGAGGAAACAGGGTAGCCCAAGCTCTGAAGGTGAGTGGATCAGTTTAGGGGTTAGCCGGAGTCTGTGGCCTAcgcaaaaatattttggtagaACTTATTCCAGTTTCTGTCTGGAACCAGCTTTTCATGCTGCAGAACTATGTCTACCCCAGCAACAGGAATCTTCTGTGGAAATGCAAAAAAGTCTGAATTAGGTCATAGAGCTTGACTAATGCTATCACCTTCAGAGACTTCTGGAAGGCTAGTGGTCGGAGTGAAATACAGTAATGGAATGTTTCAGGGaagcaaatgctgctgctaTTGCTGTCTGTATGCagaacaaataggaaaaaacaaGTACAGCTGGCAGTGACTTCATGAGGTTGTTTAGGCCAGAAGGCAAAGTCTAATACGCCAATGAATGTAATACCTTTACTTTTCACCAGCAATGATTTTAGAAAGGTTGAACTAAGCACAGTGTGTGTGAatatacatgcatgcacatacatacatatatattttattaagtCTTGTATTCCTGATCAGATACATGAACCAGTGTTTGGCTATGTCAGTCAGTTAGTTTTTATAATTGAGCAGACACATGCTTGGAGAAGAGTTGAAAGCTCTTCTAAGATCATTTTGAAATGCTGGAACTTACCAGTGAAGCCAGAATAGGGAGGAAGAGGGTAGTGGTGGCCACATTGCTGGTGCACTCAGTGAAAGTGGCAATAAGGAGACACAAGAGGAGGACAATAGCTGGATGAGGGATTTGCTGCAGAGGTGTCAGTTTGCTACCTAACCATGAAGACAGACCAGATACCTGTAACAGAGGAAAGAGGTCTGTTGAGATAGTAGGCTGGAGAAGAAGTAGCCCTGTCACATTGGCCTGACAAGCCACATCTCATACTAATTCTACCTTCCCTTCTTATGAAAGTTCTCAAACAGCTTTCTGTAGAAAAACATGCAAGAGGGCAATGATGATAGACATGATCATTTGGTaggttaaataaaaataaacatgctttcCCTTCCAAAGAATTTGAATGAAGATGATACTACATTTACAGTATGTTATTGATAGCaattaattatttctctgtttagGCCATTAGTTGTACATGATGAATAttcagggatttatttttttcttaatctaaaCAAAGATCTTTGAACTCACTGTCTAAAATACCTTCATACATCTTTGCAGATATTCTATCAGTTTAATGGAACTTCATCACATTGTCTGAGATCTCGATCAACTATCTGAAGCTTCTCatacctttcatttttctcagtcACTAGAAAATACCAGCATCTTCCCTACCATTCTGGGCTGTAGTTCAGCCATCATTATTACTCAGCTGTTCTTCTCAAGAGAACATATCCTAATTGTGCCTGTCTTGCTGCTTCATGCATTACAACCTAGCTTTCTTACTGGTTTTGCAACCACCATTCTTCTTTATGTCCGCCCTGCTTCATGTCTTGGTAAAGTCAACCTGACTTTTCTGACACTGAAAAGTGCTATCTCACAGGGGAGTTGGAATCTGTCCTGAAAGGACTAGTCTGATTCCTTGTCCTAGGGCCGGATCAGCTCTACCTAAATTATTACTGATAGATGTTTTTCAAACTTGCTGTTAAAAATCTCCAGCAATGAAGTTTCCAGAATCTCCCCAGGTAATTTTTTCACTTAACTATCTTTACAGTTGgaacattttccttctgcttaaCCTAAATCTCCTTTGCTGCAATTTAAGCCCTTTAGTACCatcagaatataaaaaaatacactatcttcctttctgcagcagcttttatgtattttattacttatttgagaataaattaatgtaatttcttgagtctttccttttccagacaTGTTTCCCAGAGATCTGATCATTCTTACTCCCTTCCTCTAAACTATTCATATATCCCCACATCTATCCCCACATCCAGCCCACATATACACAACTGAATACATTACTGTACCTGAGGACTTACCAGTCCTGAGTGGAAGGTTTATATTTTATGTCTTATGTATGATGGTCCTACCTATAGTTTTCaattgtttacttttttctcagtagaaacatgaaaatattgatTAGAATAAGGTATATGAGCAGCTTTAAAACTTATCCAGTCACTTCCACATCTTGCACTTGTGATACTTGgttatttcttcatatttccCATACTGAGTTGCATCCTTCTTTTCTAGAAACACTTGTACAGGTCATTGTGATGTTTGAATTCTAAACTAGTATTTCCAGGCACTTGAAGCCTTTCCCAATTTATTTATTGTCTCTAGATTTAACAAACGTATTGTCTGTTCCATCATCTAGGTCATTAcggaaaaataatttgtagcACTGGGCTCTGTAGCTGGAAATTTTTATCTGCTCCTGAAGGTTCTCTAGCTAGCTCTACATTTGTCTTCCAGTAGTTTAATTTAAATCATATTTCCATAAGTAGTTTGTTTGAAGTAGTTTGTTTGAAATAGTTTGTAGACCCATCCTGGGCGCATTCTCTCCTCACGCGTGCTGCATcaattaagttttatttaatagAACCTTTAATGTGCCGGGGTAGTTTCTTAATAATCCACTTTTCTAGAAAACACAGTTAATCATGCTGCCTTGATTGGTAGCACCATCCCAGTTGCATAAAACAACAATAAAGATTTGTTCTAATCGCAGGACTCCTAAGGATGGTGAAGTCTGTCCTACTGCCACTAGCTGAATAAATGCAAGTTTGGTGCTACCAGCGTGCCCCCTTGCGTTCTGGGAGAGCATGCGTGAAAAGCGAGATGGAAAACACCCAGGAAGACACAAATGCCAGGTAAGCAGAGGAATGTTACCTCACTGCCTTTGGCTAAGGCAAAGCCACCTCCCAGCAGAAACACTATGTTCCATGGCATTTTCTGGTGAACTGCCTTCCAGTCCAAGAGAGCTGGAGGTGCTTGGATCTTTGACTTGCTGCCTGAAATCCAGAAAGATTTTGTAAGCCATGTTACGTTCTCCAAAGAAAGGAGGACTTCTTTGTGGGAGGTGAGTTTAGTCTGAAAATCAGGAAACACTTCTGTCAGCAAGATCAAGTAGACTGTGGAATTATCTCCTAAAGCAAATGATGAGAGCCTCatcaacaaagattttaaaacctGACTTGCAAAAATACTAATGAATGATCTGTAGTTGCTCCAAGAGCTATAGTAGAATACAGGTCAGAGTGAGTTAAAAGTATGGCAACGTATCTGCAGAACTGTATGTGTTTCTGTTACGTCATGTATTCTCTCCTGAAGACTCCAGCTTCAGAAGCTTTTACCTGTGTGCATACTAGTGTCTGGAACACTGCTGAGATAAGACTTTCCTACTTAGTTAAATTACAAGAAACAGAGAACTTTTATGGGATATGTGCATTGCCTAGCCTAAAGCATACAGATGCAGCTATGCAGAAAGAGCAGTTTGAAATCTTGTTTAATGTTTGAAATTTCCTTTGTAAATCTAAAATGTAAAACTTCCCATGTACTTATTCTGACAGTTGATTTTTGATGCCTTCAGCAAACTTACCTGTTTGTTGTTTgtcatttttagaaatgttggAAGGAATGATGAACAACAAAATTGAAATGAAGATGGCAACTGTAGCATCAGTGACATAGCTGCAATAGATCAGTCAGACATTCAGTCTAgccctgttttcatttttatgaaatcTAGCCTACTTCATCGTTATTCAAAGTGAGGAGGAGAGGTGGTAATACCTTGTATCATTTTTGTTGAAAAGAACTGTTGCCCAACCTGGTATGAAACCAGGGTCTCTGGTAAACCAGAGCACTACCAGTAGTACGAAGAGGATCAAAACGGCTATCTCAGCAAATTTCATTGAGCCCAATTTCTTGGTCTCTTCTTTGATAATTTCATAGGCCCGTTGCTCTTTAGCCTTTGCAGAGGCATTTGTAGCACAACCAAAATTCTTCGGAAAACTAGAAGAAAATGGACAAGAAGCGTCAGATAAATCTGCCAGATGTCCTCAGAGTTAAGAATCTAAATTTTATACTAGTCATATTGTCTTTTagatatatgtatttatatatgcatatagaAATTATATATGTTATTGAGAATGGAGCTTCCTGCCCCTGCAAGCTCATGATGTAAATATAAACAGGTGTGCTACCTGAACATATGGGGAAATAATGACAATGTCAGTGTGTAACAAGGCTATATGATCACCAGGGAGTAAACAGTTGcgaagctttttaaaaagatagaAAAGGAGAATTTTGAAAGAGGAATTTGAAGATGAATGTATGTACCATTTCAGGTACTACAGTGCTCTGtccatttaaaagaaaggaggTTAGGGATAATACCAAAGTGATAGGCTAAGTATTAAACAGGTAGGTAACGCAAGCCGGTTGTATGGGGTGATTAGCATTGGGAACTGGCACAATACTAATCCTCTAGGTCTGTAGCAACTCTCATTGCAAAGGTATTTACCAGCTGTATGTAGAAATCAATTTCCTGGTTTGAAGCACAACAATCTTTCAGGACATGAAAGCAATACTGCAGAACGGGTTATATGAAGTTTAGCTTCCTATTTACATCTACAGAGTATATTTGGCTGGGTTTGGTCAGGTTCCTTGGAGAAAATGTTGCAGTATTTTAACAGGCACCTAGTATGCTAAGTTCTGATAGTCTCTGTCATAGGTGAGGACCTTGCCACTCGCTGTCTGACTCTCAAGCATAGGCTCATCTATAAAAGTATCACTTGTGTTACAACATGTAATGAGTACTTGACAACAGGCCTGTCAGCTGTACTACAGTGCGTAAAGGCTACTTACTTAAAGCCCAAGTACAGTATCTGCAGCCAAATCCACGTCAAAACCAGTAACACGATCATGGTGGGGAAGGCAAAGGAGAACCAAGAAGCAAAGTTGATGATGTTGCCGTTGTTAGGAAAGAGCCTGTAAAATGTAGATGTTATTAGCATCCAAAATTCTGCACTCTCTTCTGTATTTAATTAATGATTCAGAAAAGTGGAGGTAGTGAGGCCCAGTAAGGAAGAGAAGTTACTGACAAAGTTACCAATTTGatagttttccttctctgtgttgGCTGGAAGTCAGCTGTAGCAGAATGATGCAGTTTTAGGAGCTATGTAATCCCAAATTCAACCAGACTTACTCATCAACTTGTCCTTGCAGTACCAGGTTTGGTGTTGTCCCGGTCAGAGTTGCAATCCCTCCAATACTGGCTGAGTAGCAAATACAGAGAGACATTCCCTTGCAgaatttcttgtgtttctcCTCTAGCAgactttcatttctctttctgtcttcctcGACTGTCAGGACATGACTATTCCCTAGGTCCCAAGACAGGAACAAAAGAGTTACAGAAGATAGCTTGGATAGAAGATGTGCCTGTGTAATTCAGTATTTCAAGGCTAGGACACAATGGACTCAAAGCTGAAGGAGCCAAATATCCTCATTTTAAGGCTGACATTGTTAATTATTTGATCCTCTGTCCATTTTCACTGGTTGTCTTGATACAGAGCAGTTTTTCGGAAGAAGAGAAGTTGAAATGTGTGATAAAGTCTGAACATACTGCTGACACTTCTCAGTGAACTAGGGCAATGTCTGAACTGCACATGGTAGGGAGAGAGGCAAGAATTCGGGGAGGTACAGCAGAGTCAAAGGAGGTGAACTGAAAGGAACTCTTTCCGTATCAGCACCTGACTGCCGGCACTAAGATTTACATTCAGAAACATTTGAGTTGTCTCAAAGATGGGAAGAGGGCAAGACAGCCGATAAAGAGAGATTGTTGCATGATTGTATATCTTCGGATTAGAAAGATCATTTTAATCCCTGACCTTCTGGCATGAAACAGGCCAGGAATTTTCCCTCTGGAACTCCCTATTATCTGATAAATTACACAGTAGATAATAATTGAACTAACATAAATATATAGGGAAATATCAAGCCCAATATAAGGCTTCAGCTAGGGGAGAATTTGTGCATTTTGTTGTTTCATTGATTAGTTACCTTCTCTTcatattttcaatatatttctaACTTCAGCCAAGTAAGTAGATCTTATTGTGCTTTTGTCGGGTTCATGGAAGAGCCTCATAAATGTTCTTTGATACAGTCAGGATGCTTTAGGTACATTCTTCTTTTAGACTTTACTTGCGAGTATAATTACAGTGAAGAAGGCATCAGGTCATCTTTCATTAccccaaagagaaaaatacccATAACCCACTcacctttttcctctgcttctttggAGCTATCTGGTTTAGTTGGCTCTTCCTGCAGTTCAAAGGCTTTATTGATGTTTTCAGATGCTTGGCCAGCTGTGCTAGACTCTGTTTCTGACTTGTGCAACTGTTCCAACACTGCTTGTGCTATTGGGACCATCATGGCAGTGGTGGCTGTATTGCTGATCCACATCGACAAG contains these protein-coding regions:
- the SLC13A2 gene encoding solute carrier family 13 member 2, whose amino-acid sequence is MAGFLQMTLAFRKYLIIVFVPLLFLPLPLAVPTKEAQCGYVIIVMALFWCTEALPLAVTALFPVLLFPLMNIMDSTTVCREYLKDTNMLFIGGLLMAIAIENWHLHKRVALRVLLITGVRPALLLMGFMAVTAFLSMWISNTATTAMMVPIAQAVLEQLHKSETESSTAGQASENINKAFELQEEPTKPDSSKEAEEKGNSHVLTVEEDRKRNESLLEEKHKKFCKGMSLCICYSASIGGIATLTGTTPNLVLQGQVDELFPNNGNIINFASWFSFAFPTMIVLLVLTWIWLQILYLGFNFPKNFGCATNASAKAKEQRAYEIIKEETKKLGSMKFAEIAVLILFVLLVVLWFTRDPGFIPGWATVLFNKNDTSYVTDATVAIFISILLFIIPSNISKNDKQQTGSKSKIQAPPALLDWKAVHQKMPWNIVFLLGGGFALAKGSEVSGLSSWLGSKLTPLQQIPHPAIVLLLCLLIATFTECTSNVATTTLFLPILASLAEAICLNPLYVMLPCTLSASLAFMLPVATPPNAIVFSYGQLKVIDMAKAGFVLNILGVLTITLAINTWGSSLFQLQTFPSWANRTGTCP